The sequence AGGATTGGCTGAAGTCACTAATAGGTATTTTGGTTAATTTCAATATTTGGCAATATGTCAAAGgataaaatgaaattaaagtAACATGTTGCAAACAttctaaaatatattgtaatgtGACTTCTTAGTTGTGAATTattcaatgaaaaatatataccAATATTTTGACGCTTAGGAATATGTGATTGGGTGGAAATGGTGGGccttttcttttcgtttttaaTTTATAGGTCCATATTTACTCTTAAAACTATGATCAATTTTGTGTGCTTATGAGTAAGCTTGCTGTTGTGTGGAATATGGCTTCCCTTTTGTCTGATGTGAATTTTGTGGAGGTAGTGAAACGGCCACTCCTTTGAATATGTGTACGTATCAGAGTTTCAACTGAAAAGTTCCTTTATTGCACAGCTTTGTGCATGGTTGAATGTTATCCTTGTGATAGTAGCACTATTACAGAGTTAATAGATTTGCTTTCGTTTACTTGTATAATTTGGTCTATTCTTAAGCTTTCTTGTGTTGATTTTTATGCATGAGATAGTTCTTTTGCAATAAAATCCCttattaaaagggaaaaaaaatgtgagtaACCTTGCTTTAATGTTTTCTATTATTAAATATgcaatgtttgttttttttggtgtgtatgAAACAAGTTTACTCCCAGGACTATCGAGTGGTCCAATCtagtaaattttaatttaatcacTATTTAAGGCATTAACTGAAATATTTTGAATTCACTCAAActttatgattgtttttttttttttttggtgtgtatgAAACATTAtgattgcttcttcttcttcttgttcagGAAATGGGTACAGCTGCTGCTTCTTGTTCAACAAGATCTATTGTTTTTATATGCAATCATTTGATTATTGGAGTAAGGTTTCCATTTCATGCTTTACTTATTCTACTAAaagcagcagcagcagtagTAGTAGTTAATCAGGATCAGGATCAGGATCAGTTATATGTAAGAATAACTTATGCAATCAAAATATGCTTGCTAAGCAAGGCTGGCTTCTAATTATAATCCAATCTCTCTTTTAACTCAAGTTACACGGGGATTTTTTACAGCAAATTTAGGCCACAGCCTGCCTGTTGTTTACGTGGGAAGTGTTTTATCAGCCAGACGTATACTTCAGCAAGGTCTGAGATGGAGCTTTGGTAAAGGATGTAACTTCAAAATTTGGGGTGATAAGTGGCGACGTACACTCACCACACATAAGGTTATTTCTCCAGTGCAAGTGATTTATAGGGATGCAAGGGTGTCTGAGTCGATTGATTCTCCAAGAGTTTCAAAACATTTTCTGTGTAATGCATTCTGTTGCTTAGTCATCCCTTCACAAAGTCAAGATATTCATGTGGAGAGCTATGAGTAATTCTTTGCCCCCAATGCAGGATTTGGCTTGTAATGGAATTCCTGTTGATAACTTGATGCCAGATGTCCAGTGTATTGCCAAATGAAGAAACTATTTCCCATGCTCTTTTGTCTTGTAATGCTGCCAATGATGTTTGATCAGCTTGGAAAAATGTTCTTCATAAGCATAACTGGTACGAGACTGATTTTAAGGAGTTGGTTTCCAAGCTAACATGTAACATCTAAACTTGACAGATCTGATCTCAGTATTTTCACTATTATGGCTTGAAAATATGGCATGgatggaacttttttttttttcacgctAGGAAAGCTGTTGATTCCACCTATTTGATTCAGTCCAGTGGACAGCTTTTCAATGATTTTCAACATAAGATACGAGTGCAGTGGCAAGTGCAAGGTTTTAACCTCTGCCTGAGATTTCTCAGTACTGGCAACCTCCTTCAGATGGTGTTACAAATTGAACCTGGGATTTGCTTTCCTCTTAGACCTTAATTGTGTTGTTCTTGGTGTTATATTATCTGTGATTGACGAGCATGTTGAAGTTCAAGATTATCACGGGTGGATTCTTGTCAAAGCTTGAAGTTGCTAGGTGCAAGTGATCATCACTCCATCAACTTTGCCTGAGACGTTGGTATTCAtgattttatctttgaatgtgCAGACGAAGGATTGTATGGtttttacaaagaaaataattccTCAAGGACAAATTATGGACATTTGGTTTGTGAAACATTGCAACTCATAAGAAGTACTAGTAGGTGCATGCTCTCTCCCTGGTGGCTATTGAAGGCAATTATGTGGCTATGGCGTTAGCTTTGTATGCTAAGGAGATTATTGATCCTATTGTTTGGCTTGAGTATTCATCTTTTTCTTAATGGTTGATGTATTTTTGCTTAAGTTATTAGTATctataaaatttctaatctttctatccaaaaaaaagaaaaaagaaaaccctctTGCGATCATATCCAGTGCAATGTACTCAAGCAACTGTCAAAGCCTTTTTATTATATCAAGAGATGTTTTCTAACGTACTCAAGTAACTGAAACATAAAATTGTTCagtattattattttcgtgtgtattctaataagtattattatttattaaaaaaaaggatgttTATCCCATATTGGTTGTTTGTGTCTAGTGTCCGTTTATAGTATCAGTTTACAACTACAAAGGTTAGACCCTTTTATAGTTGTATTttggttatgtaatgtattataaacctaGTTTAAAACAttagtattactattttcgtatgtattttaataagtattactgttaaAAAAAACTACTCAATATTACTGGCCATTCGAATTTGGTGCACTTTTTAGTTCACTTTGGTTCATTCaatctatccaaaaaaagaaaagaaacatacaCTCTTGTTAAGCTTCATCAACGGTCCACATCAACTATTTGGTTCACTTCAGTCCATTTgattcatttcaatttatttctcTGTAGGACTATATAACTTTTGAAtttatccaaagaaaaaaaaaacatatactcTTGTTTAGCTATATCAACGGTCTATATCAATTCATTTGATTCACTTCAGTCCATTCACTTCGGTTCAGcccccctctctctcacttttgaAGTTAtccaaagaaaaaggaaaaaaaaaagtatactcTTTTGCTAAGCTACATCAATGGTCCATTTCGATTAGTTCAATTAATTCCGGTTCATTTGGTCTACTTCggtccccctctctctctctcttttaacttttgaatttatccaaagatagaaagaaagaaaaaaagaaacacctTCCCAattgattgttatttttttgagttatttttttttaaagccattaatatttttttttaaagcctgTATGACCTGTTAAATTCATAAATTGTTgaagaaaaaaacccaaaaagacaaaaagagacAAAAGGAAAAGCATAAAGTTCAAACCCGACTTTAGCTTCCGGACCCGGTTCTTCTCTCACTGATTCAATTGTGATATCTCTTTCTTCTCCCTCCCCGCCACGACGCCTTCTCCTTTGAAGAGTTTCGGAGCTCCACTCAAACCAAACCCGACCCGGGTCTATAACCTGATACCAGATTTGCTGCtgcttctacttcttcttcttcttcttcaggaaAATGGGTACTGCTACTGTTAAATCAACAAACTCTCTTGTTATTATATTCAATCATTTCATTGTTAGAGCAAGCCTTCCATTTCATGCTCTTACTTATAATTATTCTACTCTTACTTTTACAAATGCTCAAATTAGTACTAGTAGTAGTTGTAGTAGTAGTCTTAGAGAAAATGTGGAAAGCCTTAATCAGAATCAGTTCTTGGAATCTGTGAGAGATCAGTGCAAATCTGGAACCTTTAGGAATCTTGATCATGCCTTAGACctgtttgatgaaatgcttcACATGGACCCTTTGCCTTCCATTGTCGATTTTACTGGATTGTTGGCTGCCATTGCAAGAATGAAGCATTACCCAGTTGTCATTACTCTATTTGAACAAATGGGGTCATTAGGAATTGCTCCTAATCTTTTTACTTTGAATGTGTTGATCAATTCCTTCTGCCATTTAAACTGTGTAGATTTTGGGTTCTCAATCTTAGCAAGAATTTTTAAACTTGGTTATCAGCCAAGCCAAACTACTCTAAACACGCTTGTTAAGGGGCTGTGTCTTCAGGGTAAAATTAATGGGGCTGTGAGGTTGGTAGATGAAATGGAGAAGAAAGGGTATGAACCTGATAGATTTACTTGTGGGACAATAGTAAACAGTTTGTGTAAGATTGGTAAGACTGAGGTGGCTACTAGCTTGCTCCGGAAGATGGAAaaagggaattttgtacttgaTCTGACCACATACAACACAATCATTGATAGTTTGTGTAAGGATAGATTGGTAACTGATGCTTTGAAACTTTTGTTTGAAATGATAAGTAAAGGCATTAAGCCAGACCTTTTCACTTACAATTGCTTAATTCAAGGCGTATGCAATTTTGGTCGGTGGAGGGAAGCTGCTACTTTGTTGAATGAGATGGTGCAAAGGAAGATAATGCCAGATGTGCATACCTTTAGCATACTGGTGGATGCATTTTGCAAAGAGGGGAAGCTAAAAGAGGCAAAGGAAGTTTTTGATGTGATGATTCAAAGGGGCATTGAGCCTAATATAGTCACTTATAATTCTTTGATTGATGGTTACTGTATGCAAAACAGAATGTATGAGGCAATCAAGGCATTTAATATGATGGCTGAGAGGGGTTGTTCACCAGATGTTGTTAGCTATAACATATTGATGAACAGgtattgcaaaaataaaagaattgatgaTGCAATGAGTCTTTTTCATAAAATGTCCAACAAGGGAGTGACTCCTAGTGTTGTGACTTACAACACTCTTTTAGGTGGGTTTTGCCGGGTGAAGAGACCTCAAGCTGCACTAGAGCTATTCCATAAGATGCAAGCTTGTGGGAAACATCCAGATTCTCAAACTTATGTTGTCTTGTTAGATGGCCTTTGTAAGAACAAACAAATTGCTGAGGCAATGGAATTGTTTCAAGAGATGGAAGACAACAATTTGGACCATAATATTGTGTTTCACAATATCTTAATTGATTGTATGTGCAATGCTAGAGAACTTTCGACTGCAAGAGAACTCTTTGATTGCCTTCCTGCCAAAGGATTGCAACCTAGTGTCTCAACATACAATGTTATAATCAAAGGGCTTTGCAAAGAGGGACTGATAGATGAAGCAAGTGAAGTGCTTGAGAAAATGGATGGGAACAATTGCTCTCCTGATGATCGTACGTATAACAGAATCATCCAAGGGTTCCTAAAACATAACAAGACATCAAAGGCAGTGAAATATCTCCAAATAATGGTGGATAAGGGTTTTTCAGCAAATTCGACCACTGCAACTATGTTGGTTGGCTTACTGTCATCAAATCAAGTAGATAAGAGcattcaagatttttttcaaaagtttgtttgaAGGTTTTCAGTTTCTCAAGATCAAGGACAAATTTCGTATTTTTACCCATCAAAAGTCAATCTGTAAGTGATGTGTATTTgcttcaaataaattttatacgTTCTACAAGATgatgtttcttttcatttatgTGTTTAAGACTATTTGTTCTGTTAAATGTTTGATGATTGTTCGTTCCTCTAACTATTTGATCTTTCATTGCAAGTCATCATGCAATCATGTTGTTTCTTTGAGCctattgtcatatatatatatatatatttgtttcaaaatttggcCAAAGCGAAGTTAATATTATGTCTCATAAAGTGTGGCATtctttatgtatatatatacacataataTTATGTCTCATAATATtatctctttatatatattatattagattacaaaattaaaaaaagtaaaaaaccagATAGTCTGTTGAAGTTAGttttgtgtatttttatttatccatatcttttcttttccctcattCTTTATTAGTGGGTCATATGGATATATCGTATGTGTAACTTTATCCCTACTTGCAGTTAAAAATGAGTGTTGAAATCATATGAATTTTcctcttttgaatgctttgaCATTGTAGTAGTAGTAGTCAAAGTTATCTACAAGTCAATTATATGATTTGTAAAATCAATTTCCCATAAATTAGGAACAACACTTTTTCTACCACCCTTCAACACTTTTGGGAATTTGCCTCTTTCAAATTCTTTATAATAACTTTAGCTTATGCAttattctaacttgaccttttGGTTGAAATTAATGACATATATACCTTGTTCATCATATAGAATATAAAGGACCTAAAATTGTTTGTGTTACATTGCTAATTGTAAGCAAAGTGCTCATTGAATGCCTAGGTTGGATCGAGGAATGCTGTGCTGCTTTGCAAACAAGTAGGATCTTCCAATTGCATGAACTTTGCTGAAATCACTGATACGCTTGGTCTTCACTCCCTCTGTCAACAAAACCGCTAGCATATTGACATTCTTTCATGTTTTACCATATATGGAAAATTCAGTATCCACTGATTGAGGCTATTTAAGTAGGGTCTATTTCTGTAGCACATGTGCCAGCAAAGGGCTTGTATGAGGGCTAGACTGGCTTTCCAACAATATTGCTAACAAGGTTAAGCTTTAATGCTATGTTTGAACTCATACCTGATAACTTTCTATATCATTATGTGATTGTTATCTAATATTCGCTCTATTTCTTGGTTCTTGCAAGCTTGGGAGATCGGTAAATCTTCAgtaacctttttatttatttattatatattattgttaaatttttagtaactttttgGAATGTAGTCTATGTCAAAGGGGATATTACTGTTGTTATGTGGCATTTATGTGTTGTAAATTAATAGTGTCCCGAGGGCTGAAAATCTGTCTATTTGTTTAGATCATTGTCAATATATAATAGAAATTGGCTTTTGGCCATGATTCACAATTTATAGATGATTGATCCAACCCATTTTATATTGGGTTCCTCTTGATTTTGGTGCCCCTTCGTTGGATATGGTTGAGATATCTTGTCTCCTCCCCTAATTCCCCATTTATGATTAAAAGGTAATTCTTATGTGGTAAATGCTTTGAGTACTGAAAGATCAATTGGTGCTTATCTTTTATGGGTCACCGATATTTTTGTCTGGAATGGTATTTATGATAGGTAGTAGTGGTACCCCAGTTTCTTGGGCTTCAAAATAGTGCTGTTGGCCTAATTTTTTCTTCCATTGTGGATCATATTTTAATGCATAAAGACATTCAAAAGATTTTCCATATTAGTTTAGAGTAGTGATTTTTAATCTTTGTACAAGCGACTCACTCTTCTACTTGAATCATTCTTGTGCTTTGAAACCCATTAGGATTTTGGTGAATGCTCAGGGTATTGGCGTGCTAGCATTAATTGACTAATCAGTAGTTGAATACATCTAAATGGTTAGGGATCTTTATTAAATTTCcgataaaaataattatctccCAAATGTGGGGAGAACATGTTTCCTACAGCACCAACTACATTTTTTAATACTTGCACTtgcttttaatatttgatcCCATTGGTGGTTTTCAGTTACATCTAGCATGCATCACATAATGTGTTAGCATATGTGTTAGGTGTAATTTGGCCTTTTCCTTGATGATGCAATGTTAAGCAAAGTTTTTCTTGAATAGATGGGCCATTATGCCCATGTGAAACAATAATGCATCTATGAGAGAAGTTTAAGTAGACGGTGCCAACGGTGATCACCCATTTAGAGCTCAAATGGGATAAAATTGGTCACTTTGATCTCTTATAACTAGAGTTTCGCTCCTCTTCTTTGTAGCTCATAGTACAAGAATTTGACAAATATCTAAGTTGAGGCACGAAGATCTGACCATCTGATACTGATGGCTGACACTGTTGAAAATGTGACGTTGATAGCCATTGTTTAGCTTATGTGAGACAGTTATTATTCTACTGTTATAAGTATGAATATTTTGATCTAAATTCAATGGGTGGACACCATTGAATCGTAATGATATTGAATAGGATTGATCACCGAATTAGTATGTATATAACATATGGTGAGGTCTTGAGCTTAATTTGGTGTTGACTGTTGATATGATTTAAAAATGTAC comes from Castanea sativa cultivar Marrone di Chiusa Pesio chromosome 3, ASM4071231v1 and encodes:
- the LOC142627461 gene encoding uncharacterized protein LOC142627461, encoding MGTATVKSTNSLVIIFNHFIVRASLPFHALTYNYSTLTFTNAQISTSSSCSSSLRENVESLNQNQFLESVRDQCKSGTFRNLDHALDLFDEMLHMDPLPSIVDFTGLLAAIARMKHYPVVITLFEQMGSLGIAPNLFTLNVLINSFCHLNCVDFGFSILARIFKLGYQPSQTTLNTLVKGLCLQGKINGAVRLVDEMEKKGYEPDRFTCGTIVNSLCKIGKTEVATSLLRKMEKGNFVLDLTTYNTIIDSLCKDRLVTDALKLLFEMISKGIKPDLFTYNCLIQGVCNFGRWREAATLLNEMVQRKIMPDVHTFSILVDAFCKEGKLKEAKEVFDVMIQRGIEPNIVTYNSLIDGYCMQNRMYEAIKAFNMMAERGCSPDVVSYNILMNRYCKNKRIDDAMSLFHKMSNKGVTPSVVTYNTLLGGFCRVKRPQAALELFHKMQACGKHPDSQTYVVLLDGLCKNKQIAEAMELFQEMEDNNLDHNIVFHNILIDCMCNARELSTARELFDCLPAKGLQPSVSTYNVIIKGLCKEGLIDEASEVLEKMDGNNCSPDDRTYNRIIQGFLKHNKTSKAVKYLQIMVDKGFSANSTTATMLVGLLSSNQVDKSIQDFFQKFV